From bacterium, the proteins below share one genomic window:
- a CDS encoding DUF3696 domain-containing protein produces MIEKLNIENFKSFADRQEIPIKPITLIYGANSSGKSSILQMLLMLKQTLELANSTDIPLQPSGIVELGNFTEFVNSHEKDKSIFINITVNNLPKSKNFHKGSIAKVITTTKFSMEFEFRADPDIYVKQIKINAGDENICILTPFDRKLKSKGQLNLFFLKSSQFYISAFNWEALFWKEIYDIYRNELLRISEKTDKSNFLNDCISRKKEIELSLEKTENEKISFINELENLLKFKDDLDDYKTELEDKKDELENYKDELSDKNNEMENKVIDLSIKKSKMQSLQENFKRKIEEGVPAHNLADLNNEFLKLKDEVPELKTEISNLEDEIDDIGGDIESIGHDIESISSEIYSIEEKIDKYNLNIEDLGSDISSVGDDISGLGGQIQTFNDSTSEIYNKVSELDEKISELDGFISDLEYQFISELEDRISKLENELKPLDEMKNKIKELDQEIEYHINIKKIIEDNDFEIIRSRCQELYKYNIFNLKNFLPIVNKSQPIYANKMFLYRYNLIDLVELIQFLSNEIETFLEKIAYIGPLREKPDRSYTFDGNLYEYVGSSGKMVPNILFKNTKLINEINPLFEKMGLDYKLEIVSLSENNESIIDTFSVRLIELSTGIKVSVLDVGFGISQLLPIIVQSLLSQNKILLIEQPEIHLHPKLQGELGEFFAKNIKRTQNKFIIETHSENIILRLKKLIKKKELSKDDVSVIYVDKTKNGSVCHILKLDDNGDFIDNWPNGFFEESFEEIFG; encoded by the coding sequence ATGATAGAAAAATTAAATATAGAAAATTTTAAAAGTTTTGCTGATAGGCAGGAAATACCTATTAAGCCAATTACGCTGATTTATGGAGCCAATTCATCTGGTAAATCTTCAATATTACAAATGCTATTAATGTTAAAACAGACGCTTGAATTAGCAAACAGCACTGATATTCCTCTCCAACCATCAGGAATTGTTGAACTTGGCAATTTTACAGAATTTGTTAATAGTCATGAAAAAGATAAAAGTATTTTTATTAATATAACTGTTAATAATTTGCCAAAAAGTAAGAATTTCCATAAAGGATCTATTGCTAAGGTTATCACGACTACTAAATTTAGTATGGAATTTGAATTTAGAGCTGATCCTGATATTTATGTCAAACAGATTAAAATAAATGCCGGCGATGAGAATATCTGTATTTTAACGCCATTTGATAGAAAATTGAAAAGTAAAGGACAGCTTAATCTATTCTTTTTAAAATCTTCACAATTTTATATATCAGCATTTAATTGGGAAGCATTATTCTGGAAAGAGATATATGATATTTACAGGAATGAATTACTGAGAATATCTGAAAAAACTGACAAATCAAATTTTTTAAATGATTGTATCTCTAGAAAGAAAGAGATTGAATTATCCTTAGAAAAAACCGAAAATGAGAAAATTTCATTTATTAATGAATTAGAAAATTTATTAAAGTTTAAAGATGATTTAGATGATTATAAAACTGAATTAGAAGATAAAAAGGATGAACTGGAAAATTATAAAGACGAATTATCTGACAAAAATAATGAAATGGAAAATAAGGTAATAGACTTATCTATAAAAAAATCCAAAATGCAAAGTTTGCAAGAAAATTTTAAAAGGAAAATTGAAGAAGGTGTACCAGCTCATAATCTAGCAGATTTAAATAATGAATTTTTAAAACTTAAAGATGAAGTTCCTGAATTAAAAACAGAGATATCTAACTTAGAAGACGAAATAGATGATATTGGTGGTGATATTGAATCTATAGGTCATGATATTGAGTCAATAAGTTCTGAAATTTATTCAATTGAAGAAAAAATTGATAAATATAATTTAAATATCGAAGATTTAGGAAGTGATATTTCATCTGTAGGTGATGATATTTCAGGTTTGGGAGGTCAAATCCAAACTTTTAATGATAGTACTTCTGAAATTTATAATAAAGTATCAGAATTAGATGAAAAAATTTCAGAATTAGATGGTTTTATTTCTGATTTAGAATACCAATTTATATCAGAATTGGAAGATAGAATATCAAAATTAGAAAATGAATTGAAGCCTCTTGATGAAATGAAAAATAAAATAAAAGAATTAGACCAAGAAATTGAATATCATATAAATATTAAGAAAATAATAGAAGATAATGATTTTGAAATAATTCGGTCCAGATGTCAAGAATTATATAAATATAATATTTTTAATCTGAAAAATTTTTTACCGATAGTTAATAAATCTCAGCCGATATATGCCAATAAAATGTTTTTATATAGATATAATTTAATCGATTTAGTAGAACTTATTCAATTTTTATCTAATGAAATTGAAACATTTTTAGAAAAAATAGCATATATAGGCCCTCTTAGAGAAAAACCTGATAGATCATATACCTTTGATGGAAACCTTTATGAATATGTGGGATCTTCAGGAAAAATGGTTCCTAATATTTTATTTAAAAACACTAAATTGATAAATGAGATAAATCCTCTTTTTGAAAAAATGGGTTTAGATTATAAATTAGAAATTGTCAGCTTAAGTGAAAACAATGAAAGCATTATAGACACTTTCTCCGTTAGATTAATTGAGCTTTCAACAGGTATTAAAGTTAGTGTACTGGACGTTGGATTTGGAATAAGTCAATTATTACCAATAATCGTTCAAAGTCTGCTATCTCAAAATAAAATTTTATTAATTGAACAACCAGAAATACATTTACATCCAAAACTACAGGGTGAATTAGGTGAATTTTTTGCAAAAAATATTAAAAGAACGCAAAACAAATTTATAATTGAAACACATAGCGAGAATATTATTTTAAGATTAAAAAAATTAATAAAGAAAAAAGAACTTAGTAAAGATGATGTATCAGTAATTTACGTTGATAAGACGAAAAATGGCTCTGTATGTCATATTTTAAAACTAGACGATAATGGTGATTTTATTGACAATTGGCCAAACGGTTTCTTTGAAGAATCTTTTGAGGAGATATTTGGCTAA